Proteins encoded together in one Campylobacter concisus window:
- a CDS encoding flagellar basal body P-ring protein FlgI: MKKILSFVAASVIATSAFATQIKELANIVGVRDNQLIGYGLVVGLNGTGDGSTSKFTIQSLSNMLQGVNVKINPDDIKSKNAAAVMVTAKLPAFARHGDKLDIEISSIGDAKSLQGGTLLMTPLKGVDGDIYALAQGPLSIGGKSVGRSGGNHPTVGTILNGALVEREVTYDIYNQDSIKLSLKDTNFKTALDIQNAINANISDDTAKAIDPRTVIVKKPDDVSIIELASAVLDLDVEYKPDEKIVVDERTGTIVSGINAVVSPVVITHGAITIKIEPNSYEEAAQNDVNIGSDTSVAPSQNLLKISGEKTTVANVTRALNKLGATPSDIISILENLKRVGAIQVDLEII, from the coding sequence ATGAAAAAAATTTTATCTTTTGTAGCAGCTTCAGTGATAGCTACTTCAGCCTTTGCTACGCAGATAAAAGAGCTTGCAAACATCGTTGGCGTAAGGGATAACCAGCTAATAGGCTATGGTTTAGTCGTCGGACTAAACGGCACAGGGGATGGCTCAACGTCAAAATTTACGATCCAGTCGCTATCAAACATGCTTCAAGGCGTAAATGTCAAGATAAATCCAGATGATATCAAGTCTAAAAACGCAGCTGCTGTTATGGTGACGGCAAAATTACCTGCATTTGCAAGGCATGGCGACAAGCTTGATATCGAGATCTCATCTATCGGCGATGCAAAAAGCTTGCAAGGTGGCACCCTTCTTATGACTCCGCTAAAAGGCGTTGATGGCGATATCTACGCTTTGGCTCAAGGACCTCTAAGTATCGGTGGCAAGAGCGTAGGCAGAAGTGGCGGCAACCACCCAACCGTTGGTACTATCCTAAATGGTGCCCTTGTGGAGCGCGAGGTCACTTACGATATCTACAATCAAGATAGCATAAAACTAAGCCTAAAAGATACAAATTTTAAAACCGCTCTTGATATCCAAAACGCTATAAATGCAAACATTTCAGACGACACCGCAAAGGCGATCGATCCAAGAACGGTTATCGTCAAAAAGCCAGATGATGTTAGCATCATCGAGCTTGCAAGCGCTGTGCTTGATCTTGATGTCGAGTATAAGCCAGATGAAAAGATCGTAGTTGATGAGAGAACTGGCACGATAGTTAGCGGTATAAACGCGGTAGTTAGTCCAGTTGTGATAACTCATGGCGCCATAACTATAAAGATAGAGCCAAATAGCTACGAAGAGGCGGCGCAAAATGATGTAAATATAGGTAGCGACACCTCGGTGGCTCCTAGTCAAAATTTACTTAAAATTTCAGGTGAGAAAACAACCGTTGCAAACGTAACAAGAGCGCTAAACAAGCTTGGAGCAACACCAAGCGACATCATCTCGATACTTGAAAATTTAAAACGAGTTGGTGCGATACAAGTCGATCTGGAGATAATATAA
- a CDS encoding superoxide dismutase family protein gives MKKIVLLSAVLGTLLFAHDGHHFDPKAGEHLAIPVNELSEKGDKSVGEVVAVKTNYGVAFFPNLKGLPAGLHGFHVHQNADCGATEKGLGMKAGGHWDPAETKMHSFAWDDKGHKGDLPALYVDAEGNANYPVLAPKIKNLDELKGHSLMVHVGGDNHSDQPKALGGGGARMLCGVIK, from the coding sequence ATGAAAAAAATCGTTTTACTAAGTGCAGTTTTAGGAACTTTGCTTTTTGCTCACGATGGTCATCACTTTGATCCAAAGGCTGGCGAGCATCTAGCCATACCTGTTAATGAGCTAAGCGAAAAGGGCGATAAGAGCGTTGGCGAAGTAGTAGCTGTTAAGACAAACTACGGTGTTGCATTTTTTCCAAATTTAAAAGGTCTTCCTGCAGGACTTCATGGCTTCCACGTTCATCAAAATGCCGATTGTGGCGCGACTGAAAAAGGTCTTGGTATGAAAGCAGGCGGCCACTGGGATCCAGCTGAGACAAAGATGCACTCATTTGCATGGGATGATAAGGGTCACAAAGGCGATCTACCAGCGCTTTACGTAGATGCTGAGGGCAATGCAAACTACCCAGTGCTAGCTCCAAAGATAAAAAACCTTGACGAGCTAAAAGGTCACTCACTAATGGTTCATGTCGGTGGCGACAACCACAGCGACCAGCCAAAAGCACTTGGCGGTGGCGGTGCTAGAATGCTTTGCGGCGTTATTAAGTAA
- a CDS encoding flagellar biosynthesis anti-sigma factor FlgM codes for MITPLNQRPNYQANTLNKNSDARVENENKEVKTNENAKVKEIADAIANGTYQVDISKTAKAVADALL; via the coding sequence ATGATAACTCCTTTGAACCAAAGACCAAACTACCAGGCAAATACGCTAAATAAAAATAGCGATGCTAGAGTTGAAAATGAAAACAAAGAAGTAAAAACAAACGAAAACGCAAAGGTAAAAGAGATAGCTGATGCAATAGCAAATGGCACCTATCAGGTAGATATCTCTAAAACAGCAAAAGCTGTGGCTGATGCGTTGCTCTAA
- a CDS encoding TIGR02757 family protein, which yields MSELKSLLDAHVLSKNTNSGLFDAPDPLQVATKFKEPNIALICALFAYGNAKMIVKFLNSLEFRLLDESEQNIKKNLSNFKYRFQNENDVREIFITLSRLKKEANIEEILRQGLAKNGEMIEGVNELIKFIYGLNSYRSDGYEFFFGKSFEREPQSPYKRYNMYLRWMVRDSDIDLGLFKNLPKDRLLMPLDVHTHRVSLNLGLINRKSYDFKAVMELTKKLREFDELDPIKYDFALYRIGQSKELETIVKNLKK from the coding sequence ATGAGCGAACTAAAGAGCCTTTTAGACGCACACGTACTTAGCAAAAATACAAATTCGGGGCTATTTGACGCCCCAGATCCTCTTCAAGTAGCTACTAAATTTAAAGAGCCAAACATAGCACTCATTTGTGCGTTATTTGCCTATGGCAACGCAAAAATGATAGTGAAATTTCTAAATTCGCTTGAATTTAGACTGCTTGATGAGAGCGAGCAAAATATCAAGAAAAATCTATCAAATTTCAAGTACCGCTTTCAAAATGAAAATGATGTGAGAGAAATTTTCATCACGCTTTCACGCTTGAAAAAAGAGGCTAACATAGAAGAAATTTTGCGCCAAGGTCTGGCAAAAAACGGCGAGATGATAGAGGGCGTAAATGAGCTTATTAAATTTATTTATGGGCTAAATTCTTACCGCTCGGACGGATATGAGTTTTTCTTTGGCAAGAGTTTTGAGAGGGAGCCACAAAGTCCATATAAACGCTATAATATGTACCTTCGCTGGATGGTGCGAGATAGCGACATCGACCTTGGACTATTTAAAAATTTGCCAAAAGATAGACTTTTGATGCCACTTGATGTGCATACACATAGGGTTTCATTAAATTTAGGGCTTATAAATAGAAAGAGCTATGATTTTAAAGCGGTCATGGAGCTTACAAAAAAACTTAGAGAATTTGACGAGCTAGACCCGATAAAATACGACTTTGCACTTTACAGGATAGGGCAGAGCAAAGAGCTTGAAACTATCGTAAAAAATCTTAAAAAATAA
- a CDS encoding FlaG family protein has product MEIFKAAANQTLDANMSTSTQRQIDSRPIEHSDVKVNADKNGKSKDVNELDGLSNEDLARKTREVTDRLNYQMQQLDTNVRFAYNEKLNLMVVQVKDAKTGEEITQLPSKEAIKISEYFKESIGILFDKES; this is encoded by the coding sequence ATGGAAATTTTCAAAGCAGCGGCAAATCAAACACTTGATGCAAACATGAGCACGTCGACTCAGCGTCAGATAGACAGCAGACCTATCGAGCACTCTGATGTCAAAGTAAATGCCGATAAAAACGGCAAATCAAAGGATGTTAACGAGCTTGACGGACTTAGCAACGAGGATCTTGCTAGAAAGACAAGAGAGGTCACTGATAGGCTAAACTATCAGATGCAGCAGCTCGATACTAATGTAAGATTTGCTTACAACGAGAAGTTAAATTTAATGGTAGTGCAAGTAAAAGACGCCAAAACAGGCGAAGAGATAACACAGCTTCCGAGCAAAGAAGCTATAAAAATTAGCGAGTATTTCAAAGAAAGTATCGGAATACTTTTTGACAAGGAGAGTTAA
- the flgK gene encoding flagellar hook-associated protein FlgK: MANIFMSLGTGVSGLNAAQVQISTTGNNITNADSNYYTRQRVVQSASPAMNTVPGGVGTGTQVDTVTRLHDEFAYSRLKYSSSNLENTGYKQRILQEATKYFPDLKDNGMVKDIQEYFAAWNNFASNPDEGAQKVNLINKASVLTASINRSSKMLYDMHTQIDETIKININEINSLGKQIANINKQIQRVESGADAGIKINANDLRDKRDELELAMSKLVNTAVYKSDLKSESRIDTGISDQGRYYNLNIGGVSIVDGVNFHEISMSSTESGQYTKIYYEREDGRRIPMEEKITNGKIGAALDLRGRNYEPDNDKFSDGIIQKYIDNLNTFSKTLITSTNNVYAESAVEISNSDPISYLENDKTLMNHDNSIRNGSFDAIVYDNKGNVVAKKTIEINGTTTMNDTKYGNSVVQDFNSNSDDNNDNNMLNDVDDFFEASYFYDKNTHQGTFALIPKQAQGLYSISIVDHGTNFPGVVGINRFFSGTNSNTIGINQNFTQDHTKLRAYSKPVVGNNEVANKMIQLQYQKQTFYSSGTALDRDETIEGYYRYFTTDMASDTEANNTIHDTNTSLQRTAEEEFQSTSGVDTNEELTNLIRFQASYGAAAKIITTVDQMLDTLLSLKQ, encoded by the coding sequence ATGGCTAATATCTTTATGTCATTAGGCACAGGCGTTTCAGGGCTAAATGCAGCCCAAGTGCAAATAAGCACAACTGGAAACAACATCACAAACGCCGATAGTAACTACTACACAAGGCAGCGTGTAGTCCAGTCAGCATCTCCAGCGATGAACACAGTCCCTGGCGGAGTTGGCACAGGCACACAAGTAGATACTGTGACAAGACTTCACGACGAGTTTGCCTATTCAAGATTAAAATATTCATCATCAAATTTAGAAAATACAGGCTATAAGCAAAGAATTTTACAAGAGGCGACAAAATACTTCCCAGACCTAAAAGATAACGGCATGGTAAAAGATATACAGGAGTATTTTGCTGCGTGGAACAACTTTGCTTCAAACCCAGACGAGGGCGCTCAAAAGGTAAATTTGATAAACAAAGCTAGCGTTTTAACAGCTAGCATCAACCGCTCATCAAAGATGCTTTATGATATGCACACGCAGATAGATGAGACCATAAAGATAAATATAAACGAGATAAACTCACTTGGCAAGCAAATAGCAAACATCAATAAGCAAATTCAAAGAGTTGAATCTGGCGCAGACGCTGGCATCAAGATAAATGCAAACGATCTTCGCGACAAGCGCGATGAGCTAGAGCTTGCTATGTCAAAGCTAGTAAATACAGCTGTTTATAAAAGCGATCTAAAAAGCGAGTCAAGGATAGATACAGGCATAAGCGATCAAGGAAGATACTACAACTTAAATATCGGCGGTGTGAGCATCGTTGATGGCGTAAATTTTCATGAAATTTCTATGAGCTCAACCGAGAGTGGTCAATACACGAAAATTTATTATGAAAGAGAAGATGGCAGACGCATCCCTATGGAGGAGAAGATCACAAATGGCAAGATAGGCGCTGCGCTTGATCTTAGAGGTCGCAACTACGAGCCAGACAATGATAAATTTAGCGATGGTATCATCCAAAAATATATCGACAATCTAAATACATTTTCAAAAACTTTAATAACTAGCACAAACAATGTCTATGCCGAGTCTGCAGTTGAAATTTCAAACTCAGATCCGATCAGCTACCTAGAAAATGACAAGACGCTGATGAACCACGACAACAGCATAAGAAACGGCAGTTTTGATGCTATCGTTTATGACAACAAGGGTAACGTCGTAGCTAAAAAGACTATCGAGATAAACGGCACAACGACGATGAATGATACAAAATACGGCAACTCTGTTGTGCAGGATTTTAACTCAAATTCAGACGATAATAACGACAACAACATGCTAAATGACGTCGATGACTTTTTTGAAGCGTCGTATTTTTATGATAAAAACACGCACCAAGGCACATTTGCGCTCATACCAAAGCAAGCTCAAGGGCTTTATAGTATCTCAATAGTCGATCACGGCACAAATTTCCCAGGTGTTGTTGGTATTAACAGATTTTTCTCTGGCACAAACTCAAATACAATCGGCATCAATCAAAATTTTACCCAAGATCACACAAAGCTTCGTGCCTACTCAAAGCCAGTCGTGGGAAACAACGAAGTTGCAAACAAGATGATCCAGCTTCAGTACCAAAAGCAGACATTTTACTCAAGTGGCACTGCGCTTGATAGAGATGAGACGATCGAGGGATATTACCGATATTTTACGACCGATATGGCGAGCGATACCGAGGCGAACAACACTATCCACGACACAAATACATCTTTGCAAAGGACTGCTGAAGAGGAATTTCAATCAACAAGCGGCGTAGATACCAACGAAGAGCTTACAAATTTGATCCGCTTTCAAGCAAGCTACGGCGCAGCAGCAAAGATCATCACGACCGTTGATCAGATGCTTGACACCCTTCTTTCACTAAAACAATGA
- the truD gene encoding tRNA pseudouridine(13) synthase TruD: MQEATTFKSLYALTHAPIEAYFSKNSDDFVVREIPLYEFSGDGEHLIVEISKKDMTTSDALHALSEVTGAKMRDFGYAGLKDKQGMTTQFISMPRKFESALANFSHEKMKILNLNVHKNKLRIGHLKGNSFFIRLKKVLPSSAKKLEQAFTNIDKMGYANYFGYQRFGKFGDNAATGLELLKNGTINGKKSKNVKLNDFLISAYQSDLFNRYLSKRVEISRFVSDFSLNELGEIYKKFSKDDLKAMKAQESFFKLLPGEVLGHYPFGKLFLCENLDQEAQRFARRDITSLGLIVGAKAYEASGLAKELEDEIFAEAVSLTSKIAGSRRFNWAYLENTSYKYNEENAHFSLNFTLQKGSYATVVLEEILHKNIFE; the protein is encoded by the coding sequence ATGCAAGAAGCCACCACTTTTAAGTCACTCTATGCGCTCACTCATGCGCCCATTGAGGCATATTTTTCTAAAAATTCAGATGATTTTGTCGTGCGCGAGATACCGCTTTATGAATTTAGCGGCGACGGCGAGCACTTGATCGTTGAAATTTCTAAAAAAGATATGACGACAAGCGACGCTTTGCACGCTTTAAGCGAGGTTACAGGGGCAAAGATGCGCGACTTTGGCTATGCTGGGCTAAAGGACAAGCAGGGGATGACTACGCAGTTTATATCAATGCCTCGTAAATTTGAGAGCGCGCTTGCAAACTTTAGCCATGAAAAGATGAAAATTTTAAATTTAAACGTGCATAAAAACAAGCTTCGCATCGGACATCTAAAAGGCAATAGCTTTTTCATCCGCCTAAAAAAGGTGCTGCCAAGTAGCGCTAAAAAGCTCGAGCAGGCATTTACTAATATCGATAAAATGGGCTATGCAAACTACTTTGGCTATCAGCGTTTTGGTAAATTTGGCGACAACGCAGCAACCGGGCTAGAACTTCTTAAAAACGGCACGATAAATGGCAAAAAGAGCAAAAACGTAAAGCTAAATGACTTTTTGATCTCAGCCTATCAAAGTGATCTTTTTAACCGCTACCTTAGTAAAAGGGTCGAAATTTCAAGGTTTGTAAGTGACTTTAGCCTAAATGAGCTAGGCGAAATTTATAAAAAATTTAGCAAAGATGATCTAAAGGCGATGAAGGCGCAGGAGAGCTTTTTTAAGCTGCTTCCTGGAGAGGTCTTGGGACACTATCCATTTGGCAAGCTCTTTTTGTGTGAAAATTTAGATCAAGAGGCGCAAAGATTTGCTAGGCGTGATATCACAAGCCTTGGTCTCATTGTCGGTGCAAAGGCCTATGAAGCAAGCGGCTTGGCAAAAGAGCTTGAGGATGAAATTTTCGCTGAGGCGGTTTCGCTTACTTCAAAGATCGCTGGCTCAAGGCGCTTTAACTGGGCGTATCTTGAAAATACAAGCTACAAATACAACGAAGAAAACGCTCATTTTAGCTTAAATTTCACACTTCAAAAGGGCTCATACGCCACAGTTGTGCTAGAAGAAATTTTGCATAAAAATATATTTGAGTAG
- a CDS encoding TSUP family transporter — protein sequence MEFDLLSYSVFFVAAFLGGFIDAIAGGGGLITLPAIMAMGVPPHLALGTNKLQGVFGSFTATLNFTKKGLINYKECFVGIVFTFIGALIGATLILFLNANFLKIIIPFLLIAIFIYTLFMPKIGESDRAAKMNERLFYVVFGLILGFYDGFFGPGAGSFWMFAMVALIGLNLKKAVAHTKALNFTSNIVALGVFIAGGQILWLVGFLMAVGQILGAYFGSNLVIKKEVKFIRTMFLIVVAATICKLLFDYFKA from the coding sequence ATGGAATTTGACCTACTTAGCTACTCTGTCTTTTTTGTCGCCGCGTTTTTGGGTGGTTTTATCGACGCGATCGCAGGAGGCGGCGGACTGATCACTTTGCCAGCCATCATGGCTATGGGCGTGCCACCTCATCTAGCCCTTGGCACAAACAAGCTTCAAGGCGTATTTGGCAGCTTCACGGCAACGCTAAATTTCACTAAAAAAGGGCTGATTAATTACAAAGAGTGCTTTGTTGGCATAGTTTTTACATTTATTGGAGCCCTCATCGGCGCAACGCTCATCTTATTTTTAAATGCAAATTTCTTAAAAATAATCATCCCATTTTTGCTAATCGCCATCTTTATCTATACGCTTTTTATGCCAAAAATAGGCGAGAGCGACAGGGCTGCAAAGATGAATGAGAGGCTATTTTATGTCGTTTTTGGACTAATTCTTGGCTTTTATGATGGCTTTTTTGGCCCAGGAGCAGGATCATTTTGGATGTTTGCGATGGTGGCACTTATCGGGCTAAATTTAAAAAAGGCGGTCGCTCACACGAAAGCTTTAAATTTTACCAGCAACATCGTAGCACTTGGCGTTTTTATAGCTGGCGGGCAGATACTTTGGCTAGTTGGCTTTTTGATGGCTGTGGGACAAATTTTAGGAGCATATTTTGGCTCAAATTTAGTCATCAAAAAAGAGGTTAAATTTATTAGAACGATGTTTTTGATAGTTGTCGCAGCGACCATTTGCAAACTACTTTTTGACTACTTCAAAGCTTAA
- the rsmD gene encoding 16S rRNA (guanine(966)-N(2))-methyltransferase RsmD: protein MKLYTKISSGKFKGKRLELPSLSTTRSTKSIVKESFFNVIRDEIYSLTFIEGFGGSGVMASEAVGNGAHEAIAIEKDRAAFKITQSNLASLECTNLKAINGDSFALLPDLVNSQNGKVLLYLDPPFDIRAGFDDIYEKLVNLISKLKKEKIYMIVFEHNSDFKFGDEISAYKLVKFKKFGATSLSYFQ from the coding sequence GTGAAGCTCTACACCAAAATTTCAAGTGGTAAATTTAAAGGTAAAAGGCTTGAGCTACCAAGTCTAAGCACGACAAGAAGCACAAAAAGCATCGTAAAAGAGTCCTTTTTCAACGTCATTAGAGATGAAATTTACTCGCTTACATTTATAGAGGGCTTTGGCGGAAGCGGCGTGATGGCAAGCGAGGCTGTTGGCAACGGAGCGCACGAGGCCATCGCTATCGAAAAAGATAGAGCCGCTTTTAAGATCACGCAAAGCAACCTTGCAAGCCTGGAGTGTACAAATTTAAAAGCGATAAATGGCGACAGTTTTGCGCTTTTGCCTGACCTTGTAAATTCGCAAAATGGCAAGGTTTTACTATATCTTGATCCGCCATTTGACATAAGAGCTGGCTTTGATGATATCTACGAAAAGCTTGTAAATTTGATCTCGAAGCTAAAAAAAGAGAAAATTTATATGATAGTTTTTGAGCATAACAGCGACTTTAAATTTGGCGATGAAATTTCTGCATACAAGCTTGTTAAATTTAAAAAATTTGGAGCCACTTCTCTCTCTTATTTTCAGTAA
- the fliD gene encoding flagellar filament capping protein FliD has translation MAVGNVTNLGIGTKNSGLNDELIKKLKEADEAGQIKPLTTRLEKNELKQKDLAALKTLVSNVNVSGKTLGGEALYLKRNTNNAGKSVTASAANGVSVQSFSIDVQKLAQKDTFQSKNFKKASEIVGATSTGSFDVEIDGQKFSIGVTRSTTYQDIVDKINDVSGGKLQARILNVGGDKPNQIMLQSGSTGATQTIKFSNDTAGILDKLGWDDTQFQDTDEHGTALTNPDGSPKMTSNLEKNRILKAQDAEFTYNGVNIKRSKNSFDDLRPGINITLNETGRTNVSVSQNTEEVVKAVEEFIKDYNLMTMNLEIATKYDEEKGAGTFQGVSEISSLRSNIGRLVNGQDSEGKALSKFGIVPDKDGQLQLDLNKFNAALSKDPEEIQKFFMGSSKTEPISYMGNSTVSAGALNIQAGDLTINGKSVIFSTAAGGTAEDNALKLQQAINDAGIDGVTASLDQSGKRIILKRSDGENIEVKGKASALATLGMSEATVNPVTKKTDGLFTKLAKMLDGAVGKKGTMIAMQNQLKDESESITKNKESTQKLLDEKYTTMQERFIKYNAIIASLENQFSTLKSMIDAEINSRK, from the coding sequence ATGGCAGTAGGTAACGTAACAAATTTAGGCATCGGTACAAAAAATAGCGGCCTAAACGATGAGCTTATCAAAAAACTAAAAGAGGCTGATGAGGCTGGACAGATCAAACCACTTACAACAAGGCTGGAGAAAAACGAGCTTAAGCAAAAGGACCTTGCGGCTCTAAAAACTCTTGTTAGTAACGTAAACGTTAGTGGTAAAACACTTGGTGGCGAGGCACTTTATCTAAAAAGAAATACAAATAACGCCGGCAAAAGCGTCACAGCTTCTGCTGCAAACGGCGTTAGCGTGCAAAGCTTTAGTATCGATGTGCAAAAACTTGCTCAAAAAGATACATTTCAAAGCAAAAATTTCAAAAAAGCTTCAGAGATAGTGGGCGCAACAAGCACTGGCTCATTTGACGTTGAGATCGACGGACAAAAGTTCTCTATCGGCGTGACAAGATCGACAACATATCAAGATATCGTTGATAAGATAAATGACGTAAGCGGTGGCAAGTTGCAAGCTAGAATTTTAAATGTTGGTGGCGATAAACCAAATCAAATAATGCTTCAATCAGGCAGCACTGGCGCTACACAGACTATCAAATTTTCAAACGACACAGCTGGCATCTTAGACAAGCTTGGCTGGGATGATACGCAGTTTCAAGACACAGACGAGCACGGCACAGCGCTAACAAATCCTGATGGCTCGCCAAAGATGACATCAAATTTGGAGAAAAATAGAATTCTAAAAGCGCAAGATGCAGAATTTACATATAACGGCGTAAATATCAAAAGAAGCAAAAACAGCTTTGATGATCTAAGACCTGGTATAAATATCACTCTAAATGAGACTGGTAGGACAAATGTCAGCGTCTCTCAAAACACTGAAGAGGTTGTGAAAGCGGTTGAAGAGTTTATAAAAGACTACAACCTAATGACCATGAACCTTGAGATCGCTACAAAGTATGACGAAGAAAAAGGCGCTGGCACTTTTCAAGGTGTGAGTGAAATTTCAAGCCTTAGATCAAACATCGGACGTCTAGTCAATGGTCAAGATAGCGAAGGCAAAGCGCTAAGTAAATTTGGCATAGTGCCAGATAAAGACGGTCAGCTTCAGCTTGATCTAAATAAATTTAACGCAGCTCTTAGCAAAGATCCAGAAGAAATTCAGAAATTTTTTATGGGTTCAAGCAAGACTGAGCCGATAAGCTACATGGGTAACTCAACCGTTAGCGCAGGTGCGTTAAATATCCAAGCTGGCGATCTAACGATAAATGGCAAGTCAGTTATATTTTCAACCGCAGCTGGCGGGACAGCTGAGGATAACGCTCTAAAACTTCAACAAGCTATCAATGACGCTGGTATCGACGGAGTCACAGCTAGCCTTGATCAAAGCGGCAAGAGGATCATCTTAAAAAGAAGTGATGGCGAAAATATCGAAGTAAAAGGCAAGGCTTCTGCACTAGCAACTCTTGGTATGAGTGAAGCCACTGTAAATCCAGTGACTAAAAAAACTGATGGTCTATTTACAAAGCTAGCTAAGATGCTTGATGGTGCTGTTGGCAAGAAAGGCACTATGATAGCTATGCAAAATCAGCTAAAAGACGAGAGTGAGTCTATCACTAAAAATAAAGAGAGCACTCAAAAGCTTTTAGATGAGAAATATACAACGATGCAAGAGCGCTTTATCAAGTACAACGCTATCATCGCAAGTTTAGAAAATCAGTTCTCAACTCTAAAATCAATGATAGATGCTGAGATAAACAGTAGAAAATAA
- a CDS encoding rod-binding protein yields MQIDNTLALNSYSDISANKIKNANAKQDALLKEQTDAFEAFMVKAVLDIALKEDDKNSLYPKAAGSDIYRSMYNDAMSKALSGNLGFSELLYDFLKRDS; encoded by the coding sequence ATGCAAATAGACAACACCTTAGCACTAAATTCATATAGTGACATCTCAGCAAACAAGATAAAAAATGCAAATGCCAAACAAGATGCACTTTTGAAAGAGCAAACTGATGCTTTTGAAGCATTTATGGTAAAAGCTGTTCTTGATATCGCTTTAAAAGAAGATGATAAGAACTCACTCTATCCAAAAGCCGCTGGCAGCGATATTTACAGGTCTATGTATAACGACGCTATGAGCAAAGCTTTGAGTGGAAATTTAGGTTTTTCAGAACTTTTATACGATTTTTTGAAGAGAGACTCTTAA
- a CDS encoding flagellar export chaperone FlgN gives MIKKLLDEAIGELDELINLTMQDIANIKEAKHSSVDESVKKKNALVRAFEDTKRALDKELLRVSKESGTTTLANVLDDEVKSKLVLMRSKLEILHKVNKEYARHVVVVKEFFDSLSKKVFGTQTNEYGQDGSGTDNNFYKSRV, from the coding sequence ATGATAAAGAAGCTTTTGGACGAGGCCATAGGCGAGCTAGACGAGCTTATAAATTTAACGATGCAAGATATCGCCAACATAAAAGAGGCGAAGCACTCAAGCGTTGATGAGAGCGTGAAGAAGAAAAATGCTCTCGTGCGCGCTTTTGAAGATACCAAAAGAGCTTTGGATAAAGAGCTACTAAGGGTCTCAAAAGAGAGTGGCACTACGACACTTGCAAATGTTTTAGATGATGAAGTGAAGTCAAAGCTAGTGCTTATGCGTTCAAAGCTCGAAATTTTGCATAAAGTAAATAAAGAATATGCAAGACACGTCGTTGTTGTGAAGGAGTTTTTTGACTCACTTAGCAAAAAAGTCTTTGGTACTCAAACTAATGAATACGGCCAAGACGGCAGCGGCACAGATAATAATTTTTACAAATCAAGGGTTTAA
- the fliS gene encoding flagellar export chaperone FliS — protein sequence MNQSAYSAYAQSSFGGIESPTKLIEMLYDGILKFIFRTKKAIEAGDIEKKVYYINRANAIFVELLNSLDYSQGDVAHYLSGLYTRQMQLLAMANIQNDIAALNEVTNVVKQLSEAWREVTSGE from the coding sequence ATGAATCAAAGTGCATATAGTGCATACGCACAGTCGAGTTTCGGGGGCATCGAGTCCCCGACTAAATTAATAGAAATGCTTTATGACGGAATTTTGAAATTTATATTTCGCACAAAAAAAGCGATCGAAGCTGGAGATATAGAGAAAAAAGTCTATTATATAAACAGAGCAAACGCTATCTTTGTCGAGCTTTTAAACTCGCTTGATTATTCTCAAGGCGACGTGGCTCACTACCTTAGCGGACTTTATACAAGACAGATGCAGCTTCTTGCTATGGCAAATATCCAAAACGATATAGCAGCGCTAAATGAAGTAACAAATGTCGTAAAGCAGTTATCAGAAGCATGGAGGGAGGTAACATCAGGTGAATAG